CTCCACGCGCGCGGGGTGCGGTTCTTCCCCGTCGTCGGCTGGGCCGAGCGCGGCGGCTACGACGCGACCGGCCACGGCAACTCCGTCCCCCGCTTCCACATCACCTGGGGTACGGGCCCGGGCCTCGTCGCCCCCTTCGAGCAGCGGGTCCGCGAGGGCGTCGCCCGCGGCCTCGTCCAGCTCCGCTTCCGCCACCGCGTCACCGCCCTCGGCCGCACCGCCGGAACCGTCGACACCGTCACCGGCGAGATCCTGGAACCCTCCACCGCCGCCCGCGGCACGGCCAGCACCCGCACGTCCACCGGCACCTTCGAGCTCCGCGCCCAGGCCGTGATCGTCACCTCGGGCGGCATCGGCGGCAACCACGACCTGGTGCGCGAACAGTGGCCGGCCCGCCTCGGCACCCCGCCCACCCGCATGCTGTCGGGCGTCCCCGCCCACGTGGACGGCCTCATGCTCGGCATCGCCGAGAAGGCCGGCGCCCACCACATCAACCGCGACCGGATGTGGCACTACACCGAGGGCATCGAGAACTGGAACCCCATCTGGGCCCGGCACGGCATCCGCATCCTGCCCGGACCGTCCTCCCTCTGGCTGGACGCGACCGGCAAGCGACTGCCCGTCCCGCTCTTCCCCGGCTTCGACACCCTCGGCACGCTCGAACACATCATGCGGACCGGCCACGACCACACCTGGTTCGTCCTCGACAAGCGGATCATCGGCAAGGAGTTCGCCCTCTCCGGCTCCGAACAGAACCCCGACCTGACCGGCAAGTCGATCCGCGACGTCATCGGCCGCGCCCGCGCCGACGTCCCCGGACCCGTCCAGGCCTTCATGGACAAGGGCGCCGACTTCGTCGTCGAGAACGACCTCTCCGCCCTCGTCCGCGGCATGAACGCACTCACCGACGAACCGCTCATCGACGAGGACGCCCTCCGCCGCGAGATCACCGCCCGCGACCGCGAGATCGCCAACCCCTTCACCAAGGACCTCCAGGTCACGGCGATCCGCGGCGCCCGCAAGTACCTCGGCGACAAGCTCATCCGCACGGCCGCCCCGCACCGCATCCTCGACCCCAAGGCCGGCCCGCTGATCGCCGTCCGCCTCAACATCCTCACCCGCAAGTCCCTCGGCGGCCTGGAGACGGACCTCTCCTCCCGCGTCCTCACGGAGAGCGGCGAGCCCCTGGAGGGCGTGTACGCGGCGGGCGAGGCCGCCGGCTTCGGCGGCGGCGGAGTCCACGGCTACCGCTCCCTCGAAGGCACGTTCCTCGGCGGCTGCATCTTCTCGGGAAGGGCGGCGGGAAGGGCGGCCGCACAAGCGGTCGGCTGACGACGGGCCCGCCGCCGGGGCAAGATGACAGGGTGACAAAACGCGTACTGCTCACCGCCGTTGGCGCGATCCTGGCCCTGGGAGGCCTGGCGGCCTTCCTCGTCCTCCAGGGCCTGGACGCGGCCGACAAGTGGAGCAGCGTCCTCAGCCTGTTCTTCACGGTGGCGGGCTTCGCCCTGGCCCTCGCGGGCTTCGTCACCCGGGGCTCCGCCCAGACGGCGGACCACGCCGTCACCGGCGGCTCGCTGCACCAGATCCGGAACGTCACGGGTGACGTGGTCATCACGGCAGGCGGCGGTACGAGGAGCGCCCCGGCCGCCACCCCGCCCGCGGAGGGCCAGGGCGGCGGAACGCAGTCCGCCCACGGGGCACGTACGGCGGGGGACGTGCACCAGATCGACGGGGTGGACGGCTCGGTACGCATCGAGCCGCCGGGGCCCACGCCGTGAGGTGGCTCTTCAGGCGCGGGAAGACGTCCGGGCGGGCGACCCAGTCGGCGGCGGGAGCCACGACCCAGGGCCCCATCACCCTGATCCAGGGCGTCCAAGGAGACGTCACGGTCGTCGCCGCACACCAGCCGGCTCCTGCGGGGGCGCCGGAGATCGAGACGGCCCGCGCGCAGTACGCCACCCGCGTACGCCAGCGCTACGGCCGCCTGGACCTCGAAGTCCTCACCCCTCTCCGGGAACAGGGCGAACACCCCGTCGTCCACCTCCACGACGTCTTCGTCCCGCAGTCCGTACGGGCCGATCCGCCGCCCGTCGAGCTGCCCCAGGAACTCCTGCGCCGTCTGATGGACCCGGCCGAGGCGGAGCTCCTGGACCTGCCGCCCGGCATCGACCGGGAGACGGCCGAACGCGTCCGCAGCGCCTACCGGCAGCGCCCGCCGCAGGACGTCCTCGACGTCCTGACCGCCCCCGAACACGGCCGCGTCGTCATCCTCGGCCACCCGGGCGCGGGCAAATCGACCCTGGCCCGCTACCTGACGCTGGCTCTCACGGCGGCGGAACCGCAGCCGGGACTCGAAGCGCTGCATGGCCGCCTTCCTCTGATCGTCGAGCTCAGGGAGTACGCGCAGGCCACGTGGCGCGAGAGAACCTTCGAGGCCTACCTCGCCCACCAGTACGCAACGGAAGGGCTCGGACTCCCGTCAGAGGTACTGACGGCTGTCCTCGAAGGCGAGGGCCTGCACACCTCCCTCGTGATCTTCGACGGTCTCGACGAACTCTTCGAGAAGGACATCAGGGACGCGGTCAGCCGCCGTATCGCGGGCTTCGCCGCCCGCCACCCCCGGACCCGCATCATCGTCACCTCGCGCGCGTACGGCTACCAGCGGGCCGTCCTCGACGGCGCGGGCTTCACGAACTTCATGCTTCAGGACCTGGACCGGGAGCAGATCGGCGCCTTCACGGGCCAGTGGTTCTCCGTGGCCTACCCCGAAGCCCCCGAGCAGGCGCGGAAGCTGATCGAGCGGGTCACCTCAGCGGTGGACGCCTCCACCTCCGTACGCGAACTCGCCGGCAATCCGCTCATCCTCACGATCCTCGCGATCATCGGCCGCCGCCGCGAACTCCCGCGCGACCGGCGCACGGTGTACGAGCACGCCGTCGACGTCCTGGTCGAGCACTGGGACCCGAGCAAGTACCTCAAGGACCGCCAGGTCGAGGAACACCTCCCGTACCTGGCGGCCGAGGACAAACGCGAACTCCTCCGCCTCATCGCCCGCCAGATGCAGGAGGGCCACGGAGGCATCTCCGGCAACCACATCGCGGGCCCGGACCTCATCAAGAGCTTCGAGGAGTACCTCAAGGACCGCTACGCCCTGCCCCCGGACCGCGTGGCGACGGCGGCCCGCGTGATGCTGGACCAGTTCCGCCACCGCAACTTCATCCTCAGCCGCTTCGGCGGCGAGATCTACGGCTTCGTCCACCGCACGTTCCTGGAATACCTCACGGCGATGGACCTGGCCCACCGCTTCAACAACCAGCGGGCCCTGTCGGAGGAGGACCTCCAGAACCTGGTTGCGACGAAGGTCCACGATCCGACCTGGCACGAGATCCTGCTGCTGCTCGTGGGCTCGCTTGACGAACGCTTCGTGGCGGGCGTGATCGACCGGCTCCTGGCACCGCGCGCGCTCGCCGCCCCGATGGGCAGCTTCGACGACACGGCGTTCGTCGAGGTCGCCTTCGTGGCCCGCTGCCTGGGAGAGGTACGCCGGCCGGGCGTGCTCGCACCCCAGAGCATGGCGATGGTGCGGGAGGTGATCAGGCTCTTCGAGGTCGCCACGAAGCTGGGTGTGACCTTCTTCAACCCCTACGGGACCGTGGCGACCCTGGGGCCGGCGCTGCTGACGCTCGGCGATACCTGGGCGGGCCGCGACGAGTTCCTGCGGTGGCACGAGCGATGGAGCCGTGACGAGACGTACGACGGCGGAATCATGTCGGTCAACTCCACCGAGCAGCTCGCCGCGGACATCCTCGCCTCCCTCTGGGCAGCGGAGCAGCCGCCCGCGGCCCTGCGCATCGCGGCATCAGCCGTCACGAGCGGCAGCCTCGTGGTGAGGGTCGCCGCGGCCCGGCTGCTCCTGCGCCACGTGGGTGGTACTCCGGAGGCACTGGACCCCATCGAACGATGCCTGCGAGAGGACGAGAGCCCCGCTGCGCGGTCGGCGATCCTGCGAGCCCTGGGGGGCGACTTCGGCGCGACTCCCGGTCTGTCGAAGCGCCTCGCGCTCGAACGGCTGGGCCGTGACACCGACGCAAAGGTGCGCCTGATGGCGCTGGGTTGCCTGCCGTCCTGCTGGCCCGACGGTGAGGTTCGCTCGGCGCTTGAACAAGCCCTGAACGACACGGAATCCGGCATTCGTGAGGCAGCCCTGTTCCGTCTCATCGTTCATTCCGAGGGCAGCAGGCGTACGGAGCTGATCGAGGCCGGCCTGCGGGACGCCGATCCCCAGATGCGTCTCGGGGTCCTGTCCGCCGTGGAAGAGACCGCTGGCGACGACCCGGACGTCCGCGCACTCGTGCAGGACCGGCTGAGGAACGACGAGGACACCGAGGTCGTCGCTGCGGCGATCGCCACCGTCCGGTCGATGGGTTCCGACGACCCCCGCACCCACGCGCTGCTCCACGACCTCACAGGCCACGAGGCCCCCATCGTCAGGAAGGCCGCGTTGCGCTGCCTCGTGGAGGCCGGGGACGGCAGGGTCCCCGCCCTGCTCTCCGACCGCCTCGCGCACGACGAGAACGAGGCCGTCCGGGAGACGGCACTGAGCCTCTTCGTACAGCACGGGGCGGACGACTCGACGGTGCGGGACGTCCTCCTGGACCGGGTACGGAACGATCCGAGCCATTCCGTCCAGACTCATGCCCTGGGCAGACTCGCGGATTTGAACCTCGACGACGCGCTGGAGCTCGTCAGAGAGCAGGCCCGGCACCATCCCGCAGGGCCCGTCAGGGCCGGGGCTATCCACCACCTGCTGACGAAGCACCCCGACGACGCCGACGCGGTCCGCACCGTCCTCGAAATTGCCGCCGGTGACGAGAGCTCCGACGTACGGCTCACCGCCCTCTACTGGCTCGTCAACCAATACGGCGGTACGCCGGAGGTACGGGACCTTGCCCGGAACCGCCTCGAAGAGGACCCCGACCCGGACGTCCGGGTCGAAGCCCTCCGGTTCCTCGCCGACATCCGCCGCGACGACCCCGAGCTCCTCCCACTCCTCCGAGAGGCCACCGCGGACGACACACCCGCGATCCGCACCCTCGCCGAGCGGCTCCTCGCCGTCCTCGACCCTCAGCCCACCTGAAGCCGCTCCACCACCCGGAACCGCTCCACCACGACCATCGTCCCGTCGTCCACCACGAACCCCGGGTTCCCCAGCCCCTCCCGCATCTCCTCGCTGTGCCAGAAGCGCTCGTGGGCCTCCCGCCACTCCGCGACCGA
The sequence above is a segment of the Streptomyces sp. NBC_01255 genome. Coding sequences within it:
- a CDS encoding FAD-binding dehydrogenase codes for the protein MSYDADVIVIGAGLAGLVATAELVEAGRTVILLDQEPEQSLGGQAHWSFGGLFLVDSPEQRRMRVKDSHALALQDWYGTAGFDRTEDRWPRKWAEAYVDFAAGEKRSWLHARGVRFFPVVGWAERGGYDATGHGNSVPRFHITWGTGPGLVAPFEQRVREGVARGLVQLRFRHRVTALGRTAGTVDTVTGEILEPSTAARGTASTRTSTGTFELRAQAVIVTSGGIGGNHDLVREQWPARLGTPPTRMLSGVPAHVDGLMLGIAEKAGAHHINRDRMWHYTEGIENWNPIWARHGIRILPGPSSLWLDATGKRLPVPLFPGFDTLGTLEHIMRTGHDHTWFVLDKRIIGKEFALSGSEQNPDLTGKSIRDVIGRARADVPGPVQAFMDKGADFVVENDLSALVRGMNALTDEPLIDEDALRREITARDREIANPFTKDLQVTAIRGARKYLGDKLIRTAAPHRILDPKAGPLIAVRLNILTRKSLGGLETDLSSRVLTESGEPLEGVYAAGEAAGFGGGGVHGYRSLEGTFLGGCIFSGRAAGRAAAQAVG
- a CDS encoding HEAT repeat domain-containing protein; this translates as MRWLFRRGKTSGRATQSAAGATTQGPITLIQGVQGDVTVVAAHQPAPAGAPEIETARAQYATRVRQRYGRLDLEVLTPLREQGEHPVVHLHDVFVPQSVRADPPPVELPQELLRRLMDPAEAELLDLPPGIDRETAERVRSAYRQRPPQDVLDVLTAPEHGRVVILGHPGAGKSTLARYLTLALTAAEPQPGLEALHGRLPLIVELREYAQATWRERTFEAYLAHQYATEGLGLPSEVLTAVLEGEGLHTSLVIFDGLDELFEKDIRDAVSRRIAGFAARHPRTRIIVTSRAYGYQRAVLDGAGFTNFMLQDLDREQIGAFTGQWFSVAYPEAPEQARKLIERVTSAVDASTSVRELAGNPLILTILAIIGRRRELPRDRRTVYEHAVDVLVEHWDPSKYLKDRQVEEHLPYLAAEDKRELLRLIARQMQEGHGGISGNHIAGPDLIKSFEEYLKDRYALPPDRVATAARVMLDQFRHRNFILSRFGGEIYGFVHRTFLEYLTAMDLAHRFNNQRALSEEDLQNLVATKVHDPTWHEILLLLVGSLDERFVAGVIDRLLAPRALAAPMGSFDDTAFVEVAFVARCLGEVRRPGVLAPQSMAMVREVIRLFEVATKLGVTFFNPYGTVATLGPALLTLGDTWAGRDEFLRWHERWSRDETYDGGIMSVNSTEQLAADILASLWAAEQPPAALRIAASAVTSGSLVVRVAAARLLLRHVGGTPEALDPIERCLREDESPAARSAILRALGGDFGATPGLSKRLALERLGRDTDAKVRLMALGCLPSCWPDGEVRSALEQALNDTESGIREAALFRLIVHSEGSRRTELIEAGLRDADPQMRLGVLSAVEETAGDDPDVRALVQDRLRNDEDTEVVAAAIATVRSMGSDDPRTHALLHDLTGHEAPIVRKAALRCLVEAGDGRVPALLSDRLAHDENEAVRETALSLFVQHGADDSTVRDVLLDRVRNDPSHSVQTHALGRLADLNLDDALELVREQARHHPAGPVRAGAIHHLLTKHPDDADAVRTVLEIAAGDESSDVRLTALYWLVNQYGGTPEVRDLARNRLEEDPDPDVRVEALRFLADIRRDDPELLPLLREATADDTPAIRTLAERLLAVLDPQPT